ATCCACAACGATCGCCATCTGGGATAGGTTTGAGAGTCAATAAAGCAGGAATGAATTGTTGCTGATTTTCAAAAGTGACTTCCACATGGCTGAGGGGGATACGCTGCAAAATAGCATGGGTTAGCACCGCGGGTAGGGTGAGCAAATCAGTGACTGGTTTACCGAGGCTGTTGGTTTCATTGAGCTGCAAGATGGCTGCTGCCCGGCGGTTAAGGTACAACAAACAACCACGTTGGTCCCAGGCCATTACGCCATCTTCAACGCCATCCAGCAGGGCGTTGAGTTCGTTCAGATGTCGGTTGGTTTCGGCCAATAAAGTATCGGCATGAAGGTAATTGCCAATTTCTCGGGCAATCGCCAGTGTCAGCGGCAAGTCACTGGCGGCATTATCAGCCAGTAAACTTCCCAGAACAATTACGGCCCGTTGGCGGCCACTGTTGTCATACACTGGCGTGGCGCAGAAGTGCCAAGGATGTAGGGCCTGCTTGAAGTGTTGCTGGCCGCTGACCTGTATTGGATGCCCTTCGGCTATTGCCAGAGCAGGGGCATTGGTGCCGATTAATCCTTCAGCCCAATAGCTGCCACAATCAATACCTAACGCTTTTAACTGACTCATGGTCTGCGGATGACCGCATTGCCACAGGGTACAGCCGCTTTCATCAAGAATTAGTAGAACGCAGTGGCGCGATTCCATGTATTCATAGGCATCCTCCAGTGCGGCCTGGCCTAACACCAATAAATCGTTTTTTCGCTGACAAATTGACTGGAAAGTTGCCCCTGCTGCGCGATGTGGTGCACGCCATTGCTGGGCTTGCATCAGTTTTTGGCAGCGCTGCCACGAACCGATTAGCGCCGGAGTGGCAACTGGCTCAGTGTTGCTCATTGAGTGCCTTGGAACCCGGGTGTCGCCAATGGATTTGGCCCGGCAGAATCAGCTGATTTTGCGCCAAAGGTGTTTCGGCGATCAGGGCGGTGATCATCTCAAAGCTATGGCGTGCCAACCCTTGGCAATCCTGTGCAATGGTATCTATTTTTAAGGGCAAGCAATCAAACAGGTAATGGTCATCAAAGCTACAAAGATGAATATCACTGTCCATTAATTGATGCTGATTGAGATAGCGCAATACCCCTTCCAACAGGCCACAGGCGGCGGTAAATACGGCTTTGGGCGGGCGGCCTAATTGCGCGCAAAGCTGGGCAATCATTTCATAACCGGAGCTGGGCAAGTAATGGCCATTTAGGATCCATTCGGGGCGGCATTCGACCCCAGCTTGTTGTAGCCCTTGCTGGAAACCCGCCAGGCGGTCACGCGTCGGCGAGATCCGTGGCTGACCGCCGAGAAAGTAAAATTCATCTGGATGTTGGTGAGCCACATTTTCAACCAATGCACAAGTAGAGGCGATGGAGTCGGTAATTACCAGCGGTAATGCTGACTCACCAATCAATCTGTCCATCTGCACCACTGGCAGGCGAGCATTAATTTTTTGATATTCGCCATCATTGAGCTGGCTGGAAGCGACAATCAGGCCATCAACCTGGCGCTGTACCAAACTGTTTACCGCCATCATTTCCTGGCCGGGATTCTCGTCGGTACAGGCAATAAGCAACTGTAAGCCTGCCTCACGACATAACATCTCCAGCTCTCGCGAAATAAGCGCAAAGCCGTGGTTGGTCATCTCTGGCACCACCAACCCTATGGTGTGACTGCGGGTTGAGCGCAGCGAACGGGCGTGGAAACTGGGCTGATAGTTATGTTCGCTGGCCAGCGCAATAATACGATCCCGCGTTTCATCTGAAACACGATATTCCTTACTACGTCCATTGAGCACCAGACTGGTGGTCGATTTCGACACACCAGCCAGTTTAGCAATATCGTTGATGGTAATACGTTTATTGTTTTTCACAGATTAATGTTGTTCGCCGAGTGAATCTGTCGCCTTGAAAGAGAGTTCATTCTAACATGGGCGAAGACAACAGCCAGTGTTGCACTCGCAGTTCAGCACTTCCCGTAAAAATGGCTTGTGGCGGTACTGGTGGGAAGTAACTCGACGTCATCACCGCTTGTCCCTGATTGATAAAAATCTCTATGCTGCAACGATCACAAAGTAACTGTAATTGTTGCAGTTGACCGCGCCAGTAACGGAATTCCCGCAATCCGGTGCGCAGATTATTACGGCTTAAAATCAAGCATGCACCATCCCATTCCAACAGCAATGTATTGCCCAATTCGAGGGTAAAAGGCGCACTGACGTCGATTATCATTTCGGCGCTACCGATCGCAAGAGCAGGGGCTTCTTGGGCACGGCCTTGCCACTGCGTATGTTCACACCGCAGCGCGGCTAACTCACGGGCCGGTTGCTGAATCAGTTTGTCGCCATTAAGACTCAACTCGCGTGGGCAAGTCATGGTGTGGATCCAGCCATATTCCACTGTTGGTTGATAAAATTCATCTTCATCTGGAATGCCCATCCAGCCGAATAATAAGCGACGACCATCTGCGGCTAGCGTGGTTTGCGGCGCATAGAACTCAAAGCCAGCGTCCAACTCGTGGAATGCCTGATGATTGAAGGTGGTGTTGGCATAATCTAATTTGCCCAGTAAATAGCCGGCCTGAAAGGTATTACGATAGCGTTCAGCTTCGGCTGGTATACCCTGTGGGCAGAAAATCAAAACGTCTTTATCTGCCAGGGTAAACAGGTCGGGGCATTCCCACATATAGCCAAAAGGCCCCAGCCCCCCCAGACCAGAGCCAGCTATCTCACCGAGGTTATGCCATTCGCGTAAATCACCAGAGCGCAGCAGTAGCACCTTGCCTTGTAGTTGTTGGTCCTGAGCGCCTAACACCATGTACCACTGGCCGTCGTGCTGCCAGACTTTCGGGTCACGCACATGTCCGGTATAGCCAGCGGGCAATGGGAGCACTGGCCCTAACTTGTCGAACTCGCCCCGTTCATTTTCCTGTGCCAGACATTGGAATGCGGTACGGGAGCCATCGGGGTATTTCACATTTCCGGTGTAAATCAAGGTGATAAGGTCATCAGCAATCACCGCCGAACCGGAGTAACAACCATCACTTTCATAGGCTTCGCTTGGCACCAATGCCACTGGTTGATGTTCCCAATGCACTAAGTCAGTGCTGCGCCAGTGGCCCCAATATTTACTGCCGTGGCGGCAATCCAGCGGATTCCATTGATAAAACAGATGATAATAGCCAGCATGATAAATAAACCCATTGGGATCATTCAGCAACCCGACACAGGGAGCTAAGTGCCAGCCCGGCCGGTGTGGGTCTTGTAATGCGCGGCCCTGACCGCGCATCACTGCCAGCGTAAGATGTTTAAGCAAACTGGCTTCTTGCATTATTCGCTGTCCGTTTTGTATTTAAGTAGCAAGGAAATAATAAACGCAGCACCAAAGGCAATCACTAAACCAATCAGATAGTTAACAATCGAATTGCCTTGCACGATGGCGATGCCGGGGAGGCCGGTCAAGCCCACTGCGGTCATATTGACATGATTGGCCACCACCCACGCTCCGCCGAGTGCTCCGCCCGCCAGTGCTGCCAGGAAGGGTTTGATAAAGCGCAGGTTAATCCCGAAAATGGCGGCTTCAGTTATCCCCAGCATGGCGGAAAATGCCGAGGGGATCACAATGGCTTTAATTTTAGCATCGCGGGTTTTAAAGTAGACCGCCAGACAAGCCCCACCTTGCGCCACATTCGCCATCGACCAGATAGGCAGCAGGAAGTTAACGCCAATATTGGGATTACCCAATAAACCTGCTTCGATTGCATGGAAACTATGGTGAATACCGGTTATCACGATAACGGAATATAGCCCACCAAATAACAATCCAGCCAGCCAACCGGCATGGGTAATCAGGGTACTGAGTACCAGTGAAATACCATCACCCAGCACGCGCCCGGCAGGGCCAATAAACAGCAGTGCAACAAATCCGGTAATAATGACGGTTAAAAATGGCGTGAGAATCAAATCCAGCGCATCTGGGATAATCTTGTGCAGGCGCTTTTCTAATATACTCATAAACCATACGGCTAGCAGAACGGGGAATACTGTGCCCTGATAGCCAATCATCGCCACCTCCATCCCGAAGAAGTTCATGGTATGGAAACCGCCAGCCACTCCCCAGGCATTGGTCAGTGCCGGATGGGTCAGAATACCGCCCAGCGTGGCCC
The sequence above is drawn from the Yersinia enterocolitica subsp. enterocolitica genome and encodes:
- a CDS encoding LacI family DNA-binding transcriptional regulator; amino-acid sequence: MKNNKRITINDIAKLAGVSKSTTSLVLNGRSKEYRVSDETRDRIIALASEHNYQPSFHARSLRSTRSHTIGLVVPEMTNHGFALISRELEMLCREAGLQLLIACTDENPGQEMMAVNSLVQRQVDGLIVASSQLNDGEYQKINARLPVVQMDRLIGESALPLVITDSIASTCALVENVAHQHPDEFYFLGGQPRISPTRDRLAGFQQGLQQAGVECRPEWILNGHYLPSSGYEMIAQLCAQLGRPPKAVFTAACGLLEGVLRYLNQHQLMDSDIHLCSFDDHYLFDCLPLKIDTIAQDCQGLARHSFEMITALIAETPLAQNQLILPGQIHWRHPGSKALNEQH
- a CDS encoding glycoside hydrolase family 32 protein, whose protein sequence is MQEASLLKHLTLAVMRGQGRALQDPHRPGWHLAPCVGLLNDPNGFIYHAGYYHLFYQWNPLDCRHGSKYWGHWRSTDLVHWEHQPVALVPSEAYESDGCYSGSAVIADDLITLIYTGNVKYPDGSRTAFQCLAQENERGEFDKLGPVLPLPAGYTGHVRDPKVWQHDGQWYMVLGAQDQQLQGKVLLLRSGDLREWHNLGEIAGSGLGGLGPFGYMWECPDLFTLADKDVLIFCPQGIPAEAERYRNTFQAGYLLGKLDYANTTFNHQAFHELDAGFEFYAPQTTLAADGRRLLFGWMGIPDEDEFYQPTVEYGWIHTMTCPRELSLNGDKLIQQPARELAALRCEHTQWQGRAQEAPALAIGSAEMIIDVSAPFTLELGNTLLLEWDGACLILSRNNLRTGLREFRYWRGQLQQLQLLCDRCSIEIFINQGQAVMTSSYFPPVPPQAIFTGSAELRVQHWLLSSPMLE
- a CDS encoding sucrose-specific PTS transporter subunit IIBC produces the protein MNINETAKALLPLLGGKDNIVSAAHCATRLRLVLADDSLVQKSAVEKVEGVKGCFSNAGQLQIIFGTGLVNKVYAEFIKVAGISESTKSEAADAAARKLNPFQRIARLLSNIFVPIIPAIVASGLLMGLLGMVKTYGWADANSALFIMLDMFSSAAFIILPILIGFTAAKEFGGNPYLGATLGGILTHPALTNAWGVAGGFHTMNFFGMEVAMIGYQGTVFPVLLAVWFMSILEKRLHKIIPDALDLILTPFLTVIITGFVALLFIGPAGRVLGDGISLVLSTLITHAGWLAGLLFGGLYSVIVITGIHHSFHAIEAGLLGNPNIGVNFLLPIWSMANVAQGGACLAVYFKTRDAKIKAIVIPSAFSAMLGITEAAIFGINLRFIKPFLAALAGGALGGAWVVANHVNMTAVGLTGLPGIAIVQGNSIVNYLIGLVIAFGAAFIISLLLKYKTDSE